The segment GCATCGCAACGTCACTGACTAATAGCTTTGGAAGTTCTCTTTCAAGTAGGGATAATGCTTCCTTCGCGTTGGGCGCAACGGTAACGATCGCACCTTCATCTTCAAGCATGAATCGAAGCAAATCCCTGGTATCGGGATCATCATCGACGACTAAAATATCCATCTGCGCCAGGGTTTGCATGTATGGTCAACCTACGGAAAATGGGCTTCAGAGGGACTCCCGATCTGAAGACAATCTCTAACCTATGCCTTACGATAGTTCATCGCTTCTATCTCTAGACTGAAAACAAGTTAGCTCTCTCCCAAGCTAGAGCCTCTGTCTAAATAATTTTTCTAAACTTGATTTTATCTACTCTCCTCTCTATATAAACATTTGATTATCGATATTTGATCAGTAGTCAAAAGCCTTCCCTGAGTCAAATTTGACTCAGGGTTTTGTTTGTTTACGCAAGAAATCGTCTAGGGTTGCTCGATCGCTCAGTGAGGATTGCGCGCCAGATTTTGTCGTTGACAAGGCTCCCGATGCCGCTCCCCATCGCACTGCTTCCCGCATTGGATGCCCCTCAGCTAATGCGACTGCTAACCCCGCATTAAATGCATCTCCAGCCGCAACCGTGTCAATTGCTACAACCGGAAAAACTGGCATAAAGAAGCGATCGTCTTCGGTTGCACAATAGACACCTTGAGCGCCCATTTTGATAATCACGGTCTTCGTTCCTCGCTGTTGCAGAATTTCGGCGGCTCGTTCGGCATCCGCTTGAGTCTGAATCGGAAATCCGACAAGCTGTTCTGTTTCAGTGGCATTCGGGGTAATAATGTCGATCGCACCGTACAATTCATCTGGAAAAACGGCAGGAGCAGGAGCAGGATCAAGAATGACAGTTGCCCCAATTGCTTTAGCAGAACGTGCCGCAGTTTGAACGATCTCGAACGGAATTTCAAGCTGGAGTAATAAAATCGACGAATCCGTCAGCATTAAGCGATCGAGGTCAGATTGATCGACATTTCCATTTGCACCAGCAATCACGATGATATGATTTTCGCTTTGGTCGTTTACGGCAATCATGGCAACTCCGGAGGAGGTTGAACGATCGATGAAAATGCGATCGCTTTGCACTCCAGCCGCTTTTAAACTCGCTAACAATTCTTGTCCAAACGCATCATCACCAACTCGCCCAACCATCTGACTGGAGCCACCCAGTTTTGCAACTGCAACCGCTTGATTTGCGCCTTTCCCACCCGGAACAGTTGAGAATGAATACCCAGTTAGGGTTTCTCCAGGCTTGGGTAATTTTGGAACTCGGGCGACGAGATCCATGTTGATACTACCGAAGGTGAAAATAGGTCGAGACATAATTACGCCTGCTGAATTCTGAAGCGTTCTAAAAAGTCACTTTATGCAACTGAAATAGCTCTCCGGGGAGCGTTTTGACAATCTTGCCTCCTTCGGACTGGATCAGCTTCTTCCAATCCGCGAGCGATTCCAAAAAGACCTCTGTACCCAGATAAGTCTCCAAAATTGCCCAACTCTCAGCCAAAGCGGCATCCGGATCGAGCACATCAAACACAAACACTCCGCCCGGTTTGAGCACTCGTTTCACTTCCGTCACAACCGACTGCCAGTAATCCACATCTGAATAGCAACTGACCCCAGTCGAAACCACCAGATCAAACTGAGCCGCATCATACTCTAACTGATGCGCCGCCCCAAGTTTCACGCCTCGAAACAGCTTTGAGTTTAACTGGGGGGCACGAGTATTCATCGCGTCACAGGCGACCTTACTCACGTCTTGTCCCGCGTAGTAAGCATTCCAGTCGCGCCAGTTATAGACAAAAAAACCAACGCCACAGCCGATATCTAAGCAGCGTTGATTTTTTTGCGGCTGAGCAAGTTGCCAAAATGGAGAAGTCACTTTTGCTTGTAGCGTTCCCGCGACTCGATCGCGAAAAATTGGCATCGCTTCAACTTCGGCAGGTAGATCAAATGCCTCTCCTCGATACTCGCGATTAAAGCGTTCGGCGATCGCGACAATTCGTGGACTCCAATCCTGTACGCTCAATGTTTTTAACCTTTCAATGCACGGGTGAAATTTTGACGATAAGACCGATTAAACACTAAGGCGGGCCACAGCAGTGCTAAATAAATTTTGCCTTGGCTAAAGTTGGTGCGGCGAAATCCCTTCCAAAAGCGATAGACACCGACGACATAAACCGCTAAGGCGACAAATAGGAATAGCTTTACCATACCGGAATCCTTCAAAATTTGTGATGTCAAGATTCTAGCAAGTGGAGTGGGGAGTGGGGAGACAGGTTTCTAGTCCCTACTCCCCACCTTCTTCCAATTGCTAATAATTGTGAGGGAGGTTGCCCGAAAAAAGCTAGCACTGTCAAATTAGGTAAAGATGCGATCGATTACTTTAAGGAGATTCTATGCGAGCGGTGCTAATGGCAGGCGGATCGGGAACTCGACTCAGACCGCTCACCTGTGATCTGCCAAAACCGATGGTTCCAATTTTGAATCGTCCGATCGCTGAGCACATTATTGACTTGCTAAAGCGACATCAGATCCGAGAAATAATCGCGACACTCCACTATCTGCCAGATGTGATGCGCGATTATTTCCAGGATGGCAGCGAGTTTGGCGTGCAGATGACCTATGCAGTCGAAGAAGATCAACCCCTTGGAACAGCAGGCTGTGTCAAAAATATTGCAGAGTTACTGGATGATACTTTTTTAGTGATTAGCGGCGATAGTATTACCGATTTTGATCTCACTGCTGCGATCGAATTTCATTACCGGAAAGGATCAAAAGCAACGTTGATTTTGACTCGGGTGCCCAATCCGATCGAATTTGGCGTGGTAATCACCGATGAAAATGCGAGTATTAAACGCTTCCTCGAAAAGCCGTCGAGTAGTGAAATCTTCTCAGATACCGTCAATACGGGGATTTACATTCTTGAACCAGAAGTTCTGCAATATCTACCAGAAAATGAAGAGGCGGATTTTTCAAAGGATCTGTTTCCACTGTTGCTCGACAAGGGCGAACCGATGTATGGCTACGTCGCAGACGGGTACTGGTGCGATGTCGGGCATTTAGACGCGTATCGGGAAGCGCAATATGCTGGACTTTCCCGCCGAGTGAAATTAGAGTTCGCCTATGTTGAGCGATCGCCCGGACTATGGGTTGGAGAGAATACTTATCTTGATCCCACTGCCAAAATTGAAACTCCCGTGATTATTGGCAACAACTGCCGCATCGGGTCGCGTGTCACCATCGAAGCCGGAACCGCGATCGGGGATAACGTGACGATTGGGAATGAAGCAGATTTGAAGCGCCCGATCATTTGGAATGGTGCAATGATTGGCGATGAGGTGCATCTCAGGGCTTGTGTGATTGCACGCGGGGCGAGAATTGATCGACGATCTCATGTTTTAGAAGGGGCAGTGGTGGGACCGCTCTCATCGGTGGGAGAAGAAGCGCTGATTAGTCCCAATGTCCGGGTGTGGCCGAGTAAGAGCGTTGAAGCTGGGGCGACGCTGAATACGAATTTGATTTGGGGATATACCGCACATCGGAATCTATTCGGACAGCGAGGCGTTTCGGGCTTAGCAAATGTCGATGTGATTCCAGAATTTGCCGTGAAGTTAGGAGCGGCATACGGTTCGACTTTGAAACCGGGATCACAAGTCACCGTTTCGCGGGATCAAAGAACCATTTCGCGAATGGTATCTCGATCGATGATTGCCGGATTAATGTCCGTCGGGATCAATATCCAAAATCTTGAAGCTACAGCAATCCCAGTTGCGCGATCAGTAGTTCCAACCTTAGGCGTGGCGGGAGGATTGCATATTCGGATTCATCCTGATAAGTCAGATCATATTGTGATTGAGTTCTTCGATCGCAACGGGATCAACGTCTCGAAAGCGATCGAGAAAAAGATCGAAGGAGCATTTTTCAAAGAAGATTTTCGTCGTGCTCCGATTCATGAAATTGGCGGCGTTGTGAATGTGCATCAAGCGCTCGATATCTATAGCCGAGGATTTGAGCGACATCTGAATATTCAAGCCATCCAGACCAGCAGTTCAAAAGTGATTATCGATTATGCCTATGCGGTTTCGGGTGCCGTCTTACCACAATTATTGGCAAAATTTGGCTGTGATGCGGTGGTCTTAAATGCAAGTCTGACGCAAACTGCGCCATCTTTGAACGATCGAGAAACGCTGCTCAATCAATTAGGTCACGTTGTCGAAGCGTTAAAAGCAACCTTTGGGGTACAAGTTTCAGCCAAAGGTGAGCAATTCATCTTAGTCGATGAAACGGGCAGTCCCATCCGAGGAGAAACGCTTACGGCTTTGATGGTCGATATGATTTTGACCGCCCATCCCCGTGGAACAGTGGTTGTTCCGGTTCATGCATCGAGTGCGATCGAGCAAATTGCCCGTCGTCACGATGGCAAAGTAGTTCGCACTAAAGCGAACCCGACTGCGTTAATGGAAGCGTGTCATGCCCATTCCAGCACGGTCTTAGGCGGAAGTGGCGAGATGGGCTTTATCTTCCCGCAACTACATCCTGGCTTTGATGCAATGTTCTGCATTGCGAAACTGATCGAGATGTTAACGTTGCAGGATCGCACGTTGGCACAGATTCGATCAGAATGTCCGCGAGTGTCCCATAAAACCTATTCGGTACGCTGTCCCTGGACAGTCAAAGGCGCATTAATGCGGCATTTAGTCGAAAGCCATCCCGCAGAAATGTTGGAGACGTTCGACGGGGTAAAGATTTTCAACCCAGAACGCAGTGATAGCTGGGTGCTAATTTTACCGGATGCAACAGAGCCATTAATTCACGTCTATGCCAATAGCCCAAATCGCGGTTGGGTCGATGAAACACTGCGAGAATATCGCTTACGAGTTCAGGAATTTGTCTATCAAGAACAAGGGATTGAGGAGGCAAGGGTAGAGCATGTGTACTAAAATGTAGAGAGTAGGAAAGTAGGGGGTAGGGAGAGAAAACGAAACACATCTCCCTACTCCCCACTCCCCACCTCCCAAAATCGATTCGTAACAACCCATCGATCGACTGTAGAATAACGTTCACTCACTTTCTCACAGGTCTATGAACAGCATCATTCTGTTGGCGGACATTGTTCAAGAACCGCAACTGCGATACACCTCAGATAATCAAACCGCGATCGCTGAGATGCGTATCGAATTTTCTGGCTTGCGTCCTGAAGATCCGCCCACCAAATTGAAAGCGGTCGGTTGGGGCAATTTGGCACAGGAAATTCAGGCAAATTATCACGAAGGCGATCGCGTGATTCTTGAAGGTCGGTTGACCATGAATACCGTTGATCGTCCTGAAGGATTTAAAGAAAAGCAGGCTGAATTAACGATTCAGAAAATTTATGCATTGAATGGAGCTTCGCTATCGAGTTCTGTGACAGCGGCAGCGCCAGTTGCAACGCCGAGCGCACCTGCTCCCGTGGCAAGCGCGGCTCCGAAACGTGCGGCAAAAGCTCCAGCGGCTCCAGCATTAGAATCACAGCCTGAATTAGACGACATTCCGTTCTAAGATAAAAGGCGGATTTTTAGGAGACAAGTATGGAGCGCGATTTTCGGCAACTAGCAGACCTGTACAAAACTGCGCTCCTCGATAACGTGCTGCCATTTTGGGAACAGTACTCGATCGATACTGAATGCGGTGGCTACTTTACTTGTCTCGATCGCACTGGCAAGGTGTATGACACCGATAAATTTATCTGGCTGCAAAATCGCCAAGTGTGGACATTCTCCATGCTCTGTAATCGTCTAGAAAAGCGCTCCAGTTGGCTCGACATTGCAGAACATGGAGCAAAATTTTTAGCCAATCACGGGCGAGATCCGGAGGGAAATTGGTATTTCTCATTGAATCGATCGGGTCAACCTCTGATTCAGCCCTACAACATTTTTTCAGATTGCTTTGCGGCAATGGCGTTTAGTCAGTTCGCACTCGCATCGGGTCAAGATTGGGCGCGCGAGGTGGCACTTCAGGCGTATCAAAATGTGTTGCGCCGTCAAACCAATCCAAAAGGAAGTTACAACAAAGCTTATCCAGGAACGCGATCGCTCAAAGGCTTATCTGTTCCGATGATTCTCGCGAATCTCACTTTGGAAATGGAGTGGCTCCTTCCAAAAACAACGCTCGATCAAGTCCTCGAAGCAACAGTTCAAGAGGTCATGACCGACTTTCTAGACGAGAATCTCCTCTATGAAAACGTTGCGCCAGATGGTTCCCATATCGATTGCTTTGAAGGTCGCGTGATTAATCCCGGTCATGGGATTGAAGCGATGTGGTTCATGATGGATATTGCCCATCGCAGCAATAATCTCAACTTGATCAATCAATGCATTGATGTGGTCATCCGTACTCTCAATTTTGCCTGGGATCAAAAGTACGGCGGAATCTACTACTTTCTGGATGTAAAAGGTCATCCACCGCAGCAACTAGAGTGGGATCAGAAACTTTGGTGGGTTCATGTTGAGACACTCGTTGCGTTAGTCATGGGATACCGCTTGACTGGGCGTTCTGACTGTTGGAAGTGGTATCAGAAAGTCCATGACTATAGTTGGTCACATTTTGCCGATGCAGAGTATGGAGAATGGTTTGGCTATCTCGATCGACGAGGTGAAGTCTTACTCAATCTCAAAGGTGGCAAGTGGAAAGGATGTTTTCATATTCCACGATCGATGTATCTCTGCTGGCAAGAATTTGAAGCGTTGGATCAAGCTGAAAAATTCTCCTGAATTCGAGGATACTCAACCATGAGCTTGGTTACTAAATATGCAAATCAGTCAATCTTGATGCAACGGAATCACGTTAACTATGGGCTGCTCAGGGGCACACTCTAAGTATTCTTAGATGCCCGCTAAGCCCCAGGGGCGTAGATAACGAAATCATGAGCTTGTTCAATAGATTTTTCGTTGCCTCTTGTAGTACAGGGTCCTGCTTGGCGACCAGAAGACCCTACCCACAAGAGAGTTATGCAACAGAGTGTTCCACGAAGAAAGTTTCTACCTGTTTTGAACTGGACTGTTTTTCTTGTAGCCCTGGCTCTCGGCCCAATTCACTACGGTCTGGTTAAATTGGGTGGAGCGTTGTCCTACCAAGGGGCATACACAGCACTCTGGCCGTCTTCTGGTGTTTTTCTGATTGCAGTTTTACTGCTAGGTTATCGAATTTGGCCTGCTTTGTTACTGATAGACTGGCTTTGCAATTGTTTACTTTTCTATCCTGATAATCCGCTGCTGAGTGCGATCACTGCCACAGGCGACCTCTCTGATGCCTTGGTGACGGCATTTTTGATTCGCAAGTTTATCAGACGCGAAAATCCTCTGGAGCGATCGCACGACATTTTCCGATTTGTGTTGCTGTTAATGGTGAACCCAGTCCTAAGTTCCACCATTGCTACGGGAGCATTATGTTTTTACGGAATCACACCGTGGACAGATTTTCTGTTTACTTGGCGAACCTGGTACATGGCTGTATTCGCTGGGATGTTGATTATTGCTCCAGTTGGCTTGTCCTGGTTCTATTCTTTCAAATCGTGGGGAAGTTTTAAGGGAGCTTATGCCGCAACAGTAACTAGAGTCACTCGCAGCCAAAAACAAAAGCTGATTGAATTTACCTTCCTGTTACTTCTATCCGTTGCCGTGAGTCGAGTTGCTTTTTGGGGAGGCTATCCAATCGAATATATGATGATTCCCCTTCTAATTTGGGCAGCCTTTCGGTTTGAACCACGGGAAGCAACTCTTTTAGTACTCGTCGTTTCTGTTATTTCAACGTTTGGAACTGCTCGTGGATTTGGCTCTTTTGCTAGAGAATCTGTTACACAATCCCTGAGTCTTCTACAATCTTTTATCTGTGTTCTTTCCGTCACAACCTTGGTTTTGTGTGCTGTACTCGCAGAAAACCGCAGAGCTAATATTCAATTACAGCAAGCCAACGATGACCTAGAACTTCGAGTCGAAGAAAGAACGATGGAGTTAAAGGAGGCCAAACTCCTTGCCGATCGCGCGAATCAGGCTAAGAGCGAGTTTTTGGCCAATATGAGCCATGAGCTGCGTACCCCGCTCAACGGTATTCTGGGCTATGCTCAAATTCTCCGGGCTAAACACTCAAATCATACGGATCATAAAGCGATCGAAACCATTTACCAGTGTGGTTCCTATTTATTGGTGTTAATCAACGATATTCTTGATCTCTCCAAAATCGAAGCCAGAAAAATGGAGCTTTTCCCAAAAGATTTGCATTTTCCATCTTTTTTGGAAGGGGTGATTGAGATTTGTCGGATCAAGGCAGAGCAAAAAGGGATTACGTTTTCCTATCAACCTGACATTCATCTCCCTAATGGAATTCATGCGGATGAGAAACGGTTGCGTCAGGTTTTGATTAATTTGTTGAGCAACGCAATTAAATTCACAGACCAAGGGGAGGTTAGCTTTACCGTCCAAGTTGAGCATGGGATCAATTCAGCGATTTGGCAGGAAGCTGAAGATCACCCTCGCAAACGACTCAAAATTCGCTTCCAGGTCAAAGATACCGGGGTAGGAATGTCTCCTGAGCAGTTAGAAAAGATCTTTTTGCCGTTTGAGCAGGTTGGCAGTTCTGCGAAGCAAAGTGAAGGAACAGGGCTGGGATTAGCGATTAGCAAAAAAATTGTAAACCTGATGGAAAGCACGATCGAAGTGCAGAGCGAGCCTGGAAAAGGCAGCACTTTCTGGTTCGAGGTCGTGTTACCCGAAGCGCTGGAATGGAGAAATACGTCTAGAACAACACAGTTTGGAGAGATTAAGGGATTTGAAGGAAAGACACAGAAGATATTAGTCGTAGATGATCGCTGGGAGAATCGCTCAGTCATCCGACATTTGTTGGAGCCAATTGGATTTGAAGTTTTTGAGGCAAATCATGGCGAGGAGGGTTTGGCGATCGCTACTCAAATTCACCCTGATTTAATCATTTCAGATTTAGCGATGCCCATTATGGACGGATGGACTATGGTGAAATGCCTCCGCCAGTCTGCTGAATTGCAAAATACCATCGTCAT is part of the Leptolyngbya boryana PCC 6306 genome and harbors:
- the rbsK gene encoding ribokinase, whose translation is MSRPIFTFGSINMDLVARVPKLPKPGETLTGYSFSTVPGGKGANQAVAVAKLGGSSQMVGRVGDDAFGQELLASLKAAGVQSDRIFIDRSTSSGVAMIAVNDQSENHIIVIAGANGNVDQSDLDRLMLTDSSILLLQLEIPFEIVQTAARSAKAIGATVILDPAPAPAVFPDELYGAIDIITPNATETEQLVGFPIQTQADAERAAEILQQRGTKTVIIKMGAQGVYCATEDDRFFMPVFPVVAIDTVAAGDAFNAGLAVALAEGHPMREAVRWGAASGALSTTKSGAQSSLSDRATLDDFLRKQTKP
- a CDS encoding class I SAM-dependent methyltransferase; the encoded protein is MSVQDWSPRIVAIAERFNREYRGEAFDLPAEVEAMPIFRDRVAGTLQAKVTSPFWQLAQPQKNQRCLDIGCGVGFFVYNWRDWNAYYAGQDVSKVACDAMNTRAPQLNSKLFRGVKLGAAHQLEYDAAQFDLVVSTGVSCYSDVDYWQSVVTEVKRVLKPGGVFVFDVLDPDAALAESWAILETYLGTEVFLESLADWKKLIQSEGGKIVKTLPGELFQLHKVTF
- a CDS encoding mannose-1-phosphate guanyltransferase, with product MRAVLMAGGSGTRLRPLTCDLPKPMVPILNRPIAEHIIDLLKRHQIREIIATLHYLPDVMRDYFQDGSEFGVQMTYAVEEDQPLGTAGCVKNIAELLDDTFLVISGDSITDFDLTAAIEFHYRKGSKATLILTRVPNPIEFGVVITDENASIKRFLEKPSSSEIFSDTVNTGIYILEPEVLQYLPENEEADFSKDLFPLLLDKGEPMYGYVADGYWCDVGHLDAYREAQYAGLSRRVKLEFAYVERSPGLWVGENTYLDPTAKIETPVIIGNNCRIGSRVTIEAGTAIGDNVTIGNEADLKRPIIWNGAMIGDEVHLRACVIARGARIDRRSHVLEGAVVGPLSSVGEEALISPNVRVWPSKSVEAGATLNTNLIWGYTAHRNLFGQRGVSGLANVDVIPEFAVKLGAAYGSTLKPGSQVTVSRDQRTISRMVSRSMIAGLMSVGINIQNLEATAIPVARSVVPTLGVAGGLHIRIHPDKSDHIVIEFFDRNGINVSKAIEKKIEGAFFKEDFRRAPIHEIGGVVNVHQALDIYSRGFERHLNIQAIQTSSSKVIIDYAYAVSGAVLPQLLAKFGCDAVVLNASLTQTAPSLNDRETLLNQLGHVVEALKATFGVQVSAKGEQFILVDETGSPIRGETLTALMVDMILTAHPRGTVVVPVHASSAIEQIARRHDGKVVRTKANPTALMEACHAHSSTVLGGSGEMGFIFPQLHPGFDAMFCIAKLIEMLTLQDRTLAQIRSECPRVSHKTYSVRCPWTVKGALMRHLVESHPAEMLETFDGVKIFNPERSDSWVLILPDATEPLIHVYANSPNRGWVDETLREYRLRVQEFVYQEQGIEEARVEHVY
- a CDS encoding single-stranded DNA-binding protein, which encodes MNSIILLADIVQEPQLRYTSDNQTAIAEMRIEFSGLRPEDPPTKLKAVGWGNLAQEIQANYHEGDRVILEGRLTMNTVDRPEGFKEKQAELTIQKIYALNGASLSSSVTAAAPVATPSAPAPVASAAPKRAAKAPAAPALESQPELDDIPF
- a CDS encoding n-acyl-d-glucosamine 2-epimerase — its product is MERDFRQLADLYKTALLDNVLPFWEQYSIDTECGGYFTCLDRTGKVYDTDKFIWLQNRQVWTFSMLCNRLEKRSSWLDIAEHGAKFLANHGRDPEGNWYFSLNRSGQPLIQPYNIFSDCFAAMAFSQFALASGQDWAREVALQAYQNVLRRQTNPKGSYNKAYPGTRSLKGLSVPMILANLTLEMEWLLPKTTLDQVLEATVQEVMTDFLDENLLYENVAPDGSHIDCFEGRVINPGHGIEAMWFMMDIAHRSNNLNLINQCIDVVIRTLNFAWDQKYGGIYYFLDVKGHPPQQLEWDQKLWWVHVETLVALVMGYRLTGRSDCWKWYQKVHDYSWSHFADAEYGEWFGYLDRRGEVLLNLKGGKWKGCFHIPRSMYLCWQEFEALDQAEKFS
- a CDS encoding MASE1 domain-containing protein, with translation MQQSVPRRKFLPVLNWTVFLVALALGPIHYGLVKLGGALSYQGAYTALWPSSGVFLIAVLLLGYRIWPALLLIDWLCNCLLFYPDNPLLSAITATGDLSDALVTAFLIRKFIRRENPLERSHDIFRFVLLLMVNPVLSSTIATGALCFYGITPWTDFLFTWRTWYMAVFAGMLIIAPVGLSWFYSFKSWGSFKGAYAATVTRVTRSQKQKLIEFTFLLLLSVAVSRVAFWGGYPIEYMMIPLLIWAAFRFEPREATLLVLVVSVISTFGTARGFGSFARESVTQSLSLLQSFICVLSVTTLVLCAVLAENRRANIQLQQANDDLELRVEERTMELKEAKLLADRANQAKSEFLANMSHELRTPLNGILGYAQILRAKHSNHTDHKAIETIYQCGSYLLVLINDILDLSKIEARKMELFPKDLHFPSFLEGVIEICRIKAEQKGITFSYQPDIHLPNGIHADEKRLRQVLINLLSNAIKFTDQGEVSFTVQVEHGINSAIWQEAEDHPRKRLKIRFQVKDTGVGMSPEQLEKIFLPFEQVGSSAKQSEGTGLGLAISKKIVNLMESTIEVQSEPGKGSTFWFEVVLPEALEWRNTSRTTQFGEIKGFEGKTQKILVVDDRWENRSVIRHLLEPIGFEVFEANHGEEGLAIATQIHPDLIISDLAMPIMDGWTMVKCLRQSAELQNTIVIASSASVFDFDRQEAIDAGCDNFLPKPVQADELLRQLQQLLHLQWIYQPADQISEIAAQPAETELIIPPAAELEDLYEAVKRCRVVTIQAEAQRLQQINPQYSAFASKVLALVDEFEIDAIAQLMQPTLIHNSLEP